One genomic region from Anabaena sp. PCC 7108 encodes:
- a CDS encoding PfaD family polyunsaturated fatty acid/polyketide biosynthesis protein, whose product MTTVETVRNQHNNGLSFFSWSQNQKQIWKGSLDCISFEQSAIKDKLLASDKPCYIIRVGGKIGVTNDGYLVPADNGSIGQAELLISVPPIHLQQFGDPNFLTTYGVKYAYVTGAMAGGIASEEMVIALGKENILSSFGAGGLTPDRLEAAINRIQQALPDKPYAFNLIHSPNEPTIERRAVDLYLNYEVKTVEASAFLDLTPNIVYYRVSGLSLNSSNQVEIKNKVIAKISRREVATKFMQPAPARILKELIQQGLITELQATLASQVPMADDITVEADSGGHTDNRPLVCLLPSIISLRDQIQAQYHYTTPIRVGVAGGIGTPESALAGFMMGAAYVMTGSINQSCLESGASEHTKKLLAQAEMADMIMAPAADMFEMGVKLQVLKRGTMFPMRAQKLYELYRSYDSIEDIPVAEREKLEKQIFRKSLAEVWEGTAAYLSQKNPEKLGKAVNNPKLKMALIFRWYLGLSSRWSSSGEKGREVDYQIWCGPAMGGFNDWVRGSYLTEPNNRHVVDIANQIMKGTAFLHRVQNLKIQGLQIPNYYGQYHPVRSTLEM is encoded by the coding sequence GTGACAACTGTAGAGACGGTACGAAATCAACATAATAATGGGCTAAGTTTTTTTTCTTGGTCTCAAAATCAAAAACAAATTTGGAAAGGTTCCTTAGATTGTATCTCCTTTGAGCAAAGCGCCATCAAAGATAAATTGCTGGCATCAGATAAACCTTGTTATATTATTAGAGTTGGTGGCAAAATTGGTGTTACTAACGATGGGTATTTAGTACCTGCTGATAACGGTTCGATAGGACAAGCAGAACTTTTAATCTCAGTTCCACCCATTCACCTACAACAATTTGGCGACCCCAATTTTCTCACTACTTATGGTGTGAAATATGCCTATGTGACTGGTGCAATGGCAGGTGGTATTGCTTCCGAAGAAATGGTAATTGCACTAGGAAAAGAAAACATTTTAAGTTCTTTTGGTGCAGGTGGTTTAACACCAGACCGTTTAGAAGCAGCCATTAATCGCATTCAACAAGCCTTACCTGATAAACCTTATGCTTTTAATTTAATTCACAGTCCTAATGAACCTACTATTGAACGTCGTGCTGTAGATTTATACCTCAATTATGAAGTAAAAACTGTAGAAGCTTCAGCATTTTTAGACTTAACTCCTAACATCGTCTATTATCGTGTATCTGGGCTAAGTTTAAATAGTTCTAATCAAGTTGAAATCAAAAATAAAGTCATTGCTAAAATTTCTCGCCGCGAAGTTGCAACTAAATTTATGCAACCAGCACCGGCTAGAATCCTAAAAGAATTAATTCAGCAAGGACTAATAACTGAGTTACAAGCAACTCTAGCCAGCCAAGTTCCTATGGCTGATGATATTACCGTCGAAGCTGATTCTGGTGGTCATACAGATAATCGTCCTTTAGTTTGTTTGCTACCTTCAATTATTAGTTTACGAGATCAAATTCAAGCACAATATCATTACACAACACCCATTAGAGTGGGAGTGGCTGGAGGAATTGGCACACCAGAATCAGCCTTAGCTGGATTTATGATGGGTGCTGCTTATGTAATGACTGGTTCAATTAATCAATCTTGTCTTGAATCTGGAGCTTCTGAACATACCAAAAAGTTATTAGCTCAAGCAGAAATGGCGGATATGATTATGGCTCCAGCCGCCGATATGTTTGAAATGGGAGTCAAATTGCAAGTTCTCAAACGTGGAACAATGTTCCCCATGCGAGCGCAGAAATTATATGAATTATATCGCAGTTATGACTCAATTGAAGATATTCCTGTAGCGGAAAGAGAGAAATTAGAAAAACAAATCTTCCGCAAAAGTCTCGCTGAAGTTTGGGAAGGAACTGCTGCTTATTTATCCCAAAAAAATCCAGAGAAATTAGGTAAAGCCGTTAATAATCCTAAACTCAAAATGGCTTTGATTTTTCGCTGGTATTTAGGATTATCTTCCCGTTGGTCTAGTTCTGGTGAAAAAGGTAGAGAGGTAGATTATCAAATTTGGTGCGGTCCCGCTATGGGTGGCTTTAATGACTGGGTGCGAGGTTCATATTTAACTGAACCAAATAATCGTCATGTAGTCGATATCGCTAATCAAATTATGAAAGGGACAGCTTTTCTACACCGCGTCCAAAATTTAAAAATTCAGGGATTGCAAATACCCAATTACTACGGTCA
- a CDS encoding type I polyketide synthase, with protein MSIQENMTAKMAIVGMDAFFGECQELDAFESSIYDGKQHFIPLPEKRWHGINEQETLLQEYGLAAGKAPQGAYIRDFEVDTLAYKIPPNEVEKLNSQQLLLLKVCDRALQDAKIPQGGNVAVIIAADTELSVHQLQQRWNSAWQVKDGLNAAEIALPPEKIAQLETIVKDSIHHQVDLGEYLSYVGNIMASRISSLWNFSGPSFTVSSVETAAFKALEIAQMLLATNEVDAVVVGAVDLAGGVENVLLRSQFGKVNTGINTLSFDQNADGWTVGEGAGAVILKRHDTALENSDRIYAVIDGISIGQSASMAVDEATISQVCKQAFQQAGIQPIEVNYLEVCGTGIPAEDEAEINGILQAYPPVGNGLHCAIGSVKANIGNTFVASGIASLIKTALSLYHRYIPGTPNWSGVKTPQVWEGSPFYVATESRPWFSPKEGRCRISAINSIGCDGSFAHVILSEDTHQEERVSRYLESRPFYLFPIAADDYATLFAGLDNLQQNIENADHLQATASQTFVEFQQHKNAKYALSITGRNHKELLKEINSARKGVNLAFEKGTDWQTPLGSYFTPKPLGKNGEIAYIYPAAVNSYVGMGRTLFRLFPKSFDDLIIKSLYKRAADVELLVFPRSLSKLSTRQLETLEKKLFDDSLAMFEAEVLFTRMITTIISQDFQVKPKYIFGYSLGETSMMVAQGVWSNFYEVSHTFNSSALFGDRLSGPKNAVREYWGLPKASSTSDNNFWSNYVLMTSPTQVKECLKDENRVYLTQINTPEEVLIAGEPAACERVIKKLGCNAFPAPFDHVIHCQTMQSEAQELEKLYTLPAQTIPGITFYSAAEYQPTTLDSQVIAHNIAKGLSQQLDFPRLVNRVYADGARIFIEAGAGGVCSRWIDKILGNQEHLTVSLNRRGMDDHTSLVKGLAKLLSHRVDLNLNQLYNLSSKTGNQNRATLKKITLGGNSMTTAILSDENRKLFSHSNSQKQQSNLSNYREYKIINSLQGNNQISPSDIYPQPITPTNSQPESIAMKTIIDNCFESREEVQSSELTATLQPTTQLIQDSKSTISMNDFKTHQYQKLSINNSKLTKAHISFLEARQDFSKQMSEIIQLQLTCAQNLLNEET; from the coding sequence ATGAGTATTCAAGAAAATATGACTGCAAAAATGGCAATTGTCGGCATGGATGCCTTTTTCGGTGAATGTCAAGAATTAGATGCTTTTGAGAGCAGTATTTACGACGGAAAGCAGCATTTTATTCCCCTGCCAGAAAAAAGATGGCATGGTATTAATGAGCAAGAAACATTACTGCAAGAGTACGGTTTAGCAGCCGGAAAAGCTCCCCAAGGTGCATATATTAGAGACTTTGAAGTTGATACTTTAGCTTACAAAATTCCCCCTAACGAAGTTGAAAAACTCAACTCGCAACAACTTTTATTATTGAAAGTGTGCGATCGCGCTCTCCAAGATGCAAAAATACCCCAAGGTGGTAATGTAGCGGTAATTATCGCTGCGGACACAGAATTATCTGTACACCAACTACAACAACGTTGGAATTCAGCTTGGCAAGTTAAAGACGGTTTAAATGCTGCGGAAATTGCCTTACCTCCTGAAAAAATTGCCCAACTAGAAACCATAGTTAAAGATAGTATTCACCACCAAGTTGATTTGGGTGAATATCTTAGCTATGTCGGCAATATTATGGCCAGTCGCATTTCTTCATTGTGGAATTTCTCTGGTCCATCATTCACTGTTAGCTCTGTAGAAACTGCGGCTTTTAAAGCTTTAGAAATCGCACAAATGCTATTAGCTACAAATGAAGTAGACGCAGTTGTTGTTGGTGCTGTTGACTTAGCCGGTGGTGTGGAAAATGTCTTACTCCGCAGTCAATTCGGAAAAGTAAATACAGGTATCAATACCTTAAGTTTTGATCAAAACGCCGACGGTTGGACTGTGGGAGAAGGTGCAGGTGCAGTTATCCTCAAACGTCATGATACAGCTTTGGAAAATAGCGATCGCATCTATGCAGTCATTGACGGTATCAGCATCGGACAATCTGCCTCAATGGCTGTAGATGAAGCAACCATCAGCCAAGTCTGCAAACAAGCTTTTCAACAAGCAGGAATCCAACCGATAGAGGTAAATTACCTGGAAGTCTGCGGTACTGGAATTCCCGCAGAAGACGAAGCCGAAATTAACGGCATCCTCCAAGCTTATCCCCCCGTCGGTAACGGTTTACACTGCGCCATTGGTAGCGTCAAAGCCAATATTGGTAACACCTTTGTCGCTTCGGGAATAGCCAGCTTAATTAAAACTGCCCTCAGTCTCTACCATAGATATATTCCCGGAACCCCCAATTGGTCTGGTGTAAAAACACCGCAAGTATGGGAAGGTAGTCCCTTTTATGTTGCTACCGAATCAAGACCTTGGTTTTCACCAAAAGAAGGTAGATGTAGAATTTCCGCTATTAATAGTATTGGCTGTGATGGCTCTTTTGCTCATGTAATTTTATCAGAAGATACCCATCAAGAAGAACGAGTTAGCCGCTATTTAGAATCACGACCTTTTTATCTTTTCCCTATCGCTGCTGATGATTATGCCACTTTGTTTGCAGGTTTAGATAATTTGCAACAAAACATTGAAAATGCTGATCATCTTCAAGCTACTGCAAGTCAGACTTTTGTGGAATTTCAGCAGCATAAAAATGCTAAATATGCCTTATCTATTACCGGACGCAACCACAAAGAATTACTCAAAGAAATTAACTCGGCGCGTAAAGGTGTAAATCTTGCCTTTGAAAAAGGTACAGATTGGCAAACTCCTCTTGGTAGTTATTTTACACCAAAACCACTTGGTAAAAATGGAGAAATTGCCTATATTTATCCTGCCGCAGTTAATTCCTATGTGGGCATGGGGCGGACTTTATTCCGTCTTTTCCCCAAATCCTTCGATGACTTAATCATCAAAAGTCTTTACAAACGTGCTGCTGATGTGGAACTACTTGTTTTTCCCAGAAGCTTGAGCAAATTGTCAACACGACAACTAGAAACTCTAGAAAAGAAATTGTTTGATGATTCTCTGGCTATGTTTGAAGCCGAAGTGCTTTTTACCAGAATGATCACGACAATTATCAGCCAAGATTTTCAAGTTAAACCTAAATATATCTTTGGGTATAGTTTAGGTGAAACAAGTATGATGGTTGCTCAAGGGGTGTGGAGCAATTTTTATGAAGTCAGTCATACTTTTAATTCCTCAGCTTTATTTGGTGATAGATTATCAGGCCCCAAAAATGCTGTGCGTGAGTATTGGGGACTACCAAAAGCATCCTCAACTTCTGATAATAATTTCTGGAGTAACTACGTTCTCATGACCAGTCCTACCCAGGTCAAAGAATGTTTAAAAGATGAAAATCGCGTCTACTTAACTCAGATTAATACACCAGAAGAAGTATTAATTGCTGGTGAACCTGCTGCTTGTGAGCGAGTAATTAAAAAGCTTGGTTGTAACGCTTTTCCTGCACCTTTTGATCATGTGATTCATTGTCAAACAATGCAATCAGAAGCGCAAGAATTGGAAAAACTCTACACTTTACCAGCGCAAACAATTCCCGGTATTACCTTTTATTCTGCCGCTGAGTATCAACCAACTACACTTGATAGTCAAGTAATTGCTCATAACATTGCTAAAGGATTATCTCAACAACTCGATTTTCCCCGCTTAGTTAATCGTGTCTACGCAGATGGAGCTAGAATATTTATTGAAGCAGGTGCTGGTGGTGTATGTTCTCGCTGGATAGATAAAATTCTTGGCAACCAAGAACACCTCACAGTATCCCTAAATCGTCGCGGTATGGATGACCATACATCACTTGTCAAAGGACTAGCAAAATTGCTCAGTCATCGAGTGGATTTGAACTTAAATCAACTCTACAACTTATCCTCAAAAACTGGCAATCAAAATAGAGCAACGCTGAAAAAAATTACCCTAGGTGGTAATTCTATGACTACTGCCATATTGAGTGACGAAAACCGCAAACTTTTCTCCCATAGCAATTCTCAAAAGCAGCAGTCAAATCTTTCTAATTACCGAGAGTATAAAATCATTAATTCTCTCCAGGGTAATAATCAAATTAGCCCTAGTGACATTTACCCTCAGCCGATAACACCAACTAATTCTCAGCCAGAAAGCATTGCGATGAAAACTATCATTGATAACTGTTTTGAATCTAGAGAAGAAGTACAATCTTCTGAGTTAACTGCCACTTTACAGCCAACTACTCAACTCATTCAAGACTCTAAATCTACAATTAGCATGAATGATTTTAAAACTCATCAGTATCAAAAACTGAGTATCAATAATTCCAAATTGACTAAAGCCCACATCAGTTTTTTAGAAGCCAGACAAGACTTCAGTAAGCAAATGAGCGAAATCATTCAACTGCAATTAACCTGCGCTCAAAACTTGCTCAACGAAGAAACTTAA